One Phyllopteryx taeniolatus isolate TA_2022b chromosome 3, UOR_Ptae_1.2, whole genome shotgun sequence genomic window, TGTCTATCCACTACTGTCTTTCCCCACTAACAAAAGCTCATCACAGCCTGGTCCAGTTGTGCAGGTGGACAAAGAGACAACACCTCATTTTATTCAAGACCGACGTTTTGCACTTTTAATTTCAGGAAGGAAATGGGGGTTGCTTTTAAGTTtttgatgaaataaaagaaaaactttaGAGATCTCTGTCATTTGTacttattttctttcaaaagtaGGGGGGagtcggaaaaaaaaaatgtaaatcgaATTTTTTGGGTAaagaaatctgagattttacttTTAGGCCAAATCGGCCAGCCctataatcagcatctctggtgagtatgatgtctttggttttatgtttttctttttagtcagATAAATATGGATTCTGAACTTCTCCATATAATGTATGTTGTACAGTTACGTGCTGTTATAGTGCATATTTCTATAGTATATTGCTATGTGATAGTGGTGATAGTAAGAGGTGGATTAATTCGGGTAATTCCTCACTAAAGGCCCAGGTACATGCAAAGCATGCCACTGCGAGCTTCACATTGTctaaacattttgttgttacagCGATTACATGATGAGGATGAGGTGTGATGATGGAGGATGTTGTTGTTCATCATCATCTTGAAGACTCTGATGGACTGAGTGATTTAATCGCAACCACAGAGAAGCTCCTTGAGCCTTTTGTCTGCCGGCCTCCTCCCGTCTTCACGCCGTGGTTCTCTTATTCATCATCAGAACGCCCCCCGCCCATCAGACCGGCAAAATGTGCTCCCGTCATCAAGGCGGCTGATTTAAAGGGTCTCCATGAGGCTTCAAAAGATGGTGTATGCATCTCTGGAACCTCAAACTCGCTGTCTTCTGACAAGAAGCGCATCGCTGTCACCGCGGTGGCGGTCAAGCGGTCCTGGAACGTGCTGGCTTCCAAAGGTGTGCATCAACCCTCGCCATCGCTCTCTAAACGCTTCCATCACACCCTGTCCGTGCATGCGCTGCACCCGCACCAGAGGTCCAAGTGGGTCATCAGTCAGCATAACTGTGGAGCTGCACGAGACATCGAAAAGGTACAAACATGGCAGTCACATTTGATGCCAGTGTCTCATAAGGCTGGGCAATatgaccttaaaataaaatctgatttttttttttcccccacaaaatctaattttttaaaaaattgacttgactttggtcCCCTtggcttatttattttttattttttaaaaagacattccaaaaaatttcaaccccccccctggaatttactttatttctcctgatgtCAAACAAGATTTTAcgagcaattttttttctcaacattaACTTGAATCAACCTCATCAGAAATGggagaaataaatatttactctCACTTAATTTTTGTGTGTACTGTGAACCTCTGTTTATCACAGGGGTTAATTTCCAGACCCACCAGCAATGGGTGAAAATCCATGGTATAGAGacaccatataaaaaaaaccaaattttttttacacgttTAAACTAGGGATGGACCGATACCAGTATTAGTTAAAATGCTCCGATGCTACGACACAGATAccactttatatacagtatatcttccGGGTAGGAGCCATGTCATCCGTGTGGAGATTCTTTTCACAGAAAACACAGATCACAGCATTTTTAGCCGACTGCAAATGATGCtttgcaaaatggatgatgTGATCTCCGCGAGTTATGGCGACGGAGGCAGCCGCCCCATGAGTTGCAGTGTCAGGCCATCTGGCAAGCAGAGTTTATCCAGCCCCATCGCTTGCTCCGGTTCATCAGTTGCTTGGTTGATCCAGCCAGTAGTGCGTCtgtataattttaaatattgagCCATGCAGATTTTAGTATACGTACCTGTAAATTGGAGCTCTGAATGGCTCATTAAATCAGTGGTTCCTTTCATTGCAGCGCCATTATTTGGATAACTGTGGCAATTCTTGAGCTAATTCATTATGTAACactttttatgaaaaaataacctccttctttttaaaacattgtccAGAGTAAAGAGACGTAAGCAAAGGTGTGATAATTTATCACTTTAGttagttgtcctgccacaattTTTGAACTGAAAGGCTACAttcaagtgaaatgtgtggcaagactaagaaaaacatgcagttagATGCTAGAATGTCAATAATGATAATTTGTTATTCTAATACGTTATTTGAGGGAAACTTATGCCATGTTTAGGAAAAGttcgtgttttgtgttttttaataatatttgatTCAAATGAAAGACATTgtcatcacaattgcaagacgtaATGGCATTATCAGCGAGTACTCAAACGTAAGTCCTTGTGCTCGTACTAGGACTGAAAAATATGATATTGTGCCTCcctattttaaacacatttaaacttattcgaacacactttttaaagtgttCCCGAGCACCTATTCTCTTTTGCTCGCACAAATTTTCCTTGAGAGGCAAacagtgcttgcttcaagctgtgagatttactgtaaaactgatgcataaaacaaaagagaattaaaattgtatatataaatgaaatGCGGCACAgcggaggactggttagagcgtctgcctcacagttctgaggaccggggttcaatccccggccccgcctgtgtggagtttgcatgttcttcccgtgcctgcgtgggttttctccgggcactccggtttcctcccacatgccaaaaacatgcatggtaggttaattggaaactctaaattgcccgtaggtgtgaatgtgagtgcgactggttgtttgtttgtatgtgccctgcgattggctggcaaccagttcagggtgtacaccgcctcctgcccgatgatagctgggataggctccagcacgcccgcgaccctagtgaggagaagcggctcaaaaaatggatggatggatatataaattaaggaccaaaatgttcaaccaaaccatataaattAGTGAAATTCCACTAGCTACCTCATTCACTGTGAAGCCTCCATGTTCGGATgggtatttgaattcaacagccgtcaatggaaGTGAATGAGAACAATGCAAAACCCCATAGACAGGCTAGTGAAAATTAGCCTTTAAACAGTTGCTACACACATGGAGCAGAAACACATACTGATACCGCATAGAGCAATAGCATATATTCTCTCCTTTGTGGGAACATCTACTCGAGATTAGTTAGTGACTGAGTacctcttcttgctcttaatgaTGCTGCATCTCTTCAGTAGACCTCAATGTTGTCCCTCATGTTGCTCCACATGGTACTACAGCAAAGGCACAAGTCTAAATTTGGATTTGCCTGTACGGTATACTCTAAAACcctacaaaaaaattatggcttcaaaACGTGCGATATAGCAGTGGCGCAAACCATAAACCACGATGATGTTGCTAGGGTTCACTGTTTTTGGAATATTCCTGGAATGATGTCATGTTGATTTTCACTAATCCTACCTACATCTTGCTGTCTGGTGCAGGTGTGGCAAGCTCTGAGCAGGGCCACCCGGCGAGGCGGCTTGCCCACTTGCAACGCCAACATCCAGCGTGAGCGGGCTGAGATCTGGGTGTTCTGCGACGTGGCGTACTCTGAGCAGGTGGGACTCTTCCTCAAGGGGCGTCTGCAGTTGTTGGGCAGCATCAGGCTGCACGTGCACAAGCTTGGAGACATCCTCAGGTTGTAGCGATGACTTCACGCAGCCTCCTCATTGCCATGGCGACCCAAAAGCACACTCATGAAGCACAATGTGGAGcgtcaaaaaacaccttgtgcCAAATATCTGACAAAACATCACACGTTGAAAGTTGAACACAGTCCATGTCGGAACGGTGGTCGACTTCCGAATTATATTGAAAGCAATGAAATAATATGTTCAGGGTCACAAACTGTGGTGGTCATAAAACCTCTATGAACTTAACAGGGAATTTTAAAGTGaacttttaaattataaaaatcaAGTAATGTATGGAGCGTATGGGAGTCATGCTGCATTGAatgtgatgtcacttcctgAGTGTACTTTTCTTTCAGAAGCTCTTGTTGAGGCCATTCatgcttttggaaaaaaagcattgcaTTAAAAAAGCTAAACCCTCAGATTTAATAGTTTGATGCTCACTGACCACACTGAACTTCGATTTCCGAAGTTTTGCGTGATTTAAAGGCAGATTTTTCCTGAAAATCACAGTGTAATTATGAAATTAATGGTTCAAGTGTAATTTTAACACACCTACACATTAAAAACTCCATATTCCTCATATAATGAAATGAAACGTTTTATAATTTACTCTTACTAATATGAAATTGTAATGTGTAAGTGACCCATTTCAGCTACATCGTACTTTAATTTCACATGAGTCacaatgtattttacattttaacaataaaGGTGACATCAacctttttttcacaatttaaaacagtttccaaGTGTCTAAATAAATCTGGCATGCATTATTCataataccccaaggatcacaAATTATAGACAattatagactttttttttttttttttatatccccCAACTTTTGTAAGTAGTGGAATTATCAGAAACTAATGCTGTAGCTAACATTGCATTtgtgcttaccttttggctttaacGTGACTGAACGTCACAGCGGCATAATCACCTGACCGTGGCGGAGTGGTGTCTTCGTGACATCCCCACCCACGCTCGTCCTTTGTTGCTATGCTGCCTCAGTTTGACAGGAGAAATCTGGGTTAGCGGAAGTGACGTGGAGTCCAGCCTCCCACACCAGACTGCAACGTCTACCGCGCCACGTCACATTCGTCGTTAAATACGCACCCAAATTACCAAGAGTTTTGATAAAAGAAAGATTTCGACACGTTTTACAACGACTAATGTTGAAAATCAGCTGTTTGGTCACTAGGGCCTCCCAAATTTGTgcggattttattttaaaagtcaaacagCTTGACAGGACCTATGTTGTCACTTGTATTGCATGTTTGCTTTCACACACAAGACAAATATTTATATCCGTGTATATACggctaatatttatttaaagattcataaaTATCAAGCGACGTAACGTATAAAAGATATTTCGTcttttaaatatagttttacTGTGATAAGCCAAGCCGGATGTGCTTCGTACCTGCACTAACTTGACTTGTCTAGCTGTCTACCGAATCTAGTCGGGAAGACCACGAGCGAGGACTTTTCAAGTGAAAATAAACCAAATCGCTGGATATTTCCTCCCTTTTGCCACTCTATCGAGTTTTGCGCTCGTCTCGCGTCATGAAGTTCACTTTGTGTTCCGCTCGACACCCGGTGGCCAACTAAAAAGGTAAGAACAACGGTAGCAGCAGCTAAAAGGCTAAGCTAACAGAGACGCGCATTGTAGTTTCCTGTttaatttttcttctttctcgCTCTGACTCCACTTTTGCGTGGTTTTCTTTCGAAATGTTGATTAAAACGGTGAAGAGATCGCAGTCAGTAGAGCGTTTGACGTGTAGTGGTCAGAAACACAAGTTAATCATTTGTTCGATTTAGTAGACGTCAATGTTGGTCAGCTGACGCGTGGCGTCACGATATTTGCGACGAGTACGTTATGACAAATTGAATATACAGTTTTTACAAATCGGGATTGTTATAATTAACGATAAATGCAGAGCTACATATTTATCTGTAGTACAATCAAAAGTATAgaatgtgtgtatgcgtgtgtatatgtatgtgtgtgtatgtatatatatatatataaatatataaataaaaaacatccacccacccacccattttctgagccgcttctcttcactaaggtcgcgggcgtgctggagcctatcccagctatcatcgggcaggaggcaaccagtacaccctgaactggttgtcagccaatcgcagggcacatagaaacaaacaaccagtcgcattCACACCGAGGGGCATTTTAGAGACGTCAACACGTATAAAtaaacacatatacacatatatatatatacatacatctatatatgtgtgtgtatatatatatatatatatatatatatgtgtatatatatatatatatatatatatgtatatatatatgtgtatatatatatatatatatatatgtgtatatatatatgtgtgtatatatatatatatatatgtgtgtgtatatatatatatatatatgtatatatatatatgtgtatatatatatatatacacatatatatatatacatacatgtatatatatgtatatatatatatgtatatatatgtgtatatatatatgtatatatatatatgtgtatatatatatgtgtatatatatatgtgtgtatatatatatgtgtatatatatatgtatatatatatatgtgtgtatatatatatgtatatatatatatatgtgtgtatatatatgtatatatatatgtgtgtatatatatgtatatatatgtgtgtatatatatgtgtatatatatgtgtgtatatatatgtatatatatatgtgtgtatatatatgtatatatatatgtgtgtatatatatgtatatatatatgtgtgtatatatgtgtgtatatatatgtatatatatatgtgtgtatatatatgtatatatatatgtgtgtatatatgtatatatatatatatgtgtatatatgtatatatatatatatgtgtatatgtgtatatatgtatatgtgtatatatgtatatatatatgtgtatatgtgtatatatgtatatatatatatgtgtatatatgtatatatgtatatatatatatgtgtatatgtgtatatatgtatatatatatatgtgtatatatatatatgtgtatatatatatgtgtatatgtgtatatatatatgtgtatatatgtatatatatatgtgtatatatgtatatgtatgtgtatatatgtatgtatatatatgtgtatatatgtatgtatatgtatgtgtatatatgtatgtatatgtatgtgtatatatgtatgtatatgtatgtgtatatatgtgtatatatgtatgtatatgtatgtatatatatgtgtatatatgtatgtatatatatgtgtatatatgtatgtatatatatgtgtatatatgtatgtatatatatgtgtatatatgtatgtatatatatgtgtatatatgtatgtatatatatgtgtatatatgtatgtatatatatgtgtatatatgtatgtatatatatgtgtatatatgtatgtgtatatatgtgtatatatatatatatatatatatatatatatgttactCACTAGGCCCCACCCCTTAAAATCATACatccacacacaaatgtactacAATAGCATTTCAAATCatatcaatggggaaaattgattttataTGTGAGTAAATTGTGTTGacttacaagcttggtcacggaacaaattaaaaccAGAAGTCAACGTAGCACCGCATATGTCATTACAACATTATCATTATCTAAGTTCCTGTCTTGTCGCAGGTGTAGCCGTCGTCGCCCGATGTCGCCACCACCTCAGCTGAGACTTCTGTTCATGAATGGAGGCGTAGCTCGCCATCTGGCGCTCAACGGATGACAGGACACTAGCGGACATGGAGATGGGGGAGACGCCATACTTGCTCCCAGGCTGTTTTCCACGCTAAACTCTTCCTCTCAGGCAAAAGctatttttatatttgcattcagggacttttttttgttttgttttttttgtttttctttttccttgctTGCTTTGCCAAGCCATAGCTGTCTGCCACCATCATGGCATCAGAGGGCTTTCAGTACCGTGCGCTGTATGACTACAAGAAAGAGCGCGAGGAGGACATCGACCTACACGTGGGCGACATGCTGCTGGTCAGCAAGGGGGCGCTATTGGTGCTCGGCTGCGGCGCCGGCACAGAGGAGCGACCCTCCGAGATCGGATGGCTGCCCGGCTTCAATGAGTCCACGCAGGTAGGATGCCGTCGCTATAGGAACCATGGTAACTGACGCTGACGAGGACGCATCAACAGTCCCGTAACGCAAAACTGCCGTAATAGGGGAGCTGTCATTTACTTAGCTCTCCCTTTTACATGAAACTCTAAAGAACCAGGATAAAACAGCTGCTGGGGTTTCACACATCGAGATAATTAGATgcaatcagataattagatgcgtgGCAACATCAGTGTCTGGGCTGACTTGGTTCTGGCTTCCAGCTGTCTCACATTGTCGAGGGAAAAATGTTAACCCTTTAGTAGACAAGAAACAGGACTAACACTGATAATAATGGGAgttacaatttaataaaaaacagGTTCAAATACAACCTGATGGCTGGTCAAAGAAGTTTCTGCCTGGTCAAAGAAGTGTCTGCCTCATTGTCCTTTGGCAAGGTCATAAATAGACACATGAACAGTAGTGTTGGGAACGATAAACCAATGTGACCGGATATCCGTTGGTAAAATAGAGAAATTTGACTCTACCGATAGAAGACGCCTTAATCGATACAAAATCAGCCAGATACATCGGTTGTGGGGCTGTGGACCAGATATCGCAAGACTAGGAATCGGTTGCCTGAGGCTTTACAGTTTCTCATTGCTTAAAACAAGCGCTGTGAGCCGTGGATGTAGCGTTATGTTTACAACCCAAAACAGCAGTGGTGGGCTCGAGACTGCGACCAAATTGGTCGCATATAcgatcttttttttccagcttgtgTGATTAAAAGTTTTCAACATGCTGCTGCTTGTCTTACCAACAAGCAGTGGGTGACTTAACAGGTCATATttctttaatataattttaaaagacataagggaaatgaaaagaaaagcatAACAGGCATGCATGTGTTTAAAAATTAACATAACAGCATCATAACTTACTTAATATTCTGCAAAAAAGGGGTGCTTgacttaacaaaaaaaagtgatttgaaTATTAAAGTTATTTGTTAACCAATGAGGAAAACTTGATTTGCATTTCAGCTGCTTTCATAACATGCAagacataaaattacaactaaatacTTTAGTTGGAATCttttcaaaattgtttaaatGAAGAATTTAACTTGTGGATTTACAGTATGAGTCCCATGGCATTGTGAAGTGAGACGATAAATGCTGTATAATAGTCTTATATTAATGGTGGACATGGGACTTAACAGTTGCATATATATCTTTATCGTTAATTTACACAACTTTAAAACTGTACAACTTTGTATCATGGAGTTAATGGAGTTAGGCTCTCTAAAATTCCATGGGAGAACCAAATGAAGCCATGCTCATGAATGCAGCTGCAGCTTTGGTTCGCTTCCCATAATCGTCTTTTTGCAGGATAATCCTACTCAGAAGATCCTGACTGCTCTACGTTGACTTTGCCCAACATGGAGTGGCTTCTAAGCGAAAATACACAcgtataatgtaaaaaaaaaaaaaaaaaaagggaaaaaaacgtgCGCACTGTGACAAGACAGCCATTATGCCTGCTGaagcaaattatttatttgcaaaacagaccaatttacctatttaaaatcatagtcccaaacaaaacatggataaaCATTACTACTGCAGTTATTggactttattttaatgatagtttgttttcctatacaatCCTCTGTCTGGGCTTTTTAgctttgcacatacagtagcttCATATATCTATGCTATAAACAGGGTTTAGAtaaatacagggtgattgaaaagtaactccctattttaaaatacttatttattcatatgttgtaatattttctaaatttttttGTGCATGAGTGGCTAGCCAGAAGTCCTGACTTAACACCCTGTGAGTTTTTTCTGTGGGGTTGGTTAACGgcgcaagtctattctaccaaaccaatgactttggaagaacttgaaggacGAATAcgagagttccttgtgaaatcagttaatacGGTTCCtcggcggcttgagaaactggtggcgaatgctggcgcccatatcgaatttgaaataaaactccagGCAGTACaatttcttctcatgttcatttcttgtaagaattatagttaaataataataaataaattactagtacttaaaaatagggagttacttttcaatcaccctgtagatTTGTTAAACTTTTCTAACTTCATAAAGATTATAAAACCTTTGTTTgtaataatgagtgaaatgaaaacgatAGACAAATTCAGGAGACAATATTTGCAGTTCACGGTAGAGGAGCTCCTCgcccccaaacacacaaacacgcacagacCCTCATGATTTTGAGATGATCATACGTGATGTCACTCGGGGAAATACCTTTTGGTTTTACTCCTGTGACAAGTGTAGCAGCATTGATAgtgttgtgtgtaaaaagagAAGCTGGAGGTGACTTGTGGCGGGACGTATTTACCGGCTTACCGGACTTTACAATGTAGGTGTGGGCTAGCTAGCGTGCTCAGTAGTCTGGTGCGTTGACAGCTCACGcttatcatttaaaatgaataagtagCGGGCCAGCGTCAGTATAGGTATGTGGTGCCCACTGGCCAGATACAACCGCGTACCAGCCTGAAAGAAAGGTTGCAGTCTTGAGCCCTGTGTCCGTCAGCATGTCGAGTCAGCCGCCGGGTCGCCAGCAGCCGTCGGAGGCTTGGAGCACTGGAGCGAATCAAaacgtgcaatatgatgtttcaccttcccaGGGCGTTAGACTTACTACAGCCTCTAGGGCACGCATGAGTAAACGCCGTTAAGTCTTGGGCAATATACGCGCAAGGACAGATATGAGAGAGAACGCTCACACTTTATAGAGTTACTGCACCCAATTATTCTACCGAgggataatcggtagaataattgattctaaagaCTCCAAACGCTCTCCTCCGACAGGAAAAGGGCGACTTCCCTGGCACCTACGTGGAGTTTGTGGGTCGGAAGAGGATGTCACCACCCACGCCCAAGCCCCGACCTCCCAGGCCGCCGTCGGCCGCGTCAATGAGAACTGACTCTGAGTCTGAGGGTGCGTGTGTGCGTCGGAGTCCAAGTTGCTCCCGTGTATCCATGCTGACGCTGAGcagtgtttgtttgcttgcaGGCGTCATGCTGCCAGACCTTCCAGAACATTTTGGACCGCCCGATACGGCCCCACCCCTCCTTAGCAGATTGATGGAGGCCATTGAGACCAAAGGTATGCATGCCAGCATTCATCATGGTGGACTTTCTAGACCATGGGAGGGCAAAATATGGCCCATGGCTGACTGAGCATACATGATccagagtcctgtaatatttatgGTGTTAATTTTGCAACTTTTACCTAAAACTTgttagttaaaatgtatttcttaattTTCTTAAAATGCATTCATCCCATTAAATTAGCTAAAAGGTGTatagtaaataatacaataagaaCATTAgtggaataaataataatcttattaaataaatccatccatccatccattctctaccgcttatccgggtcgggtcgcgggggcagtagcttcagcagggatgcccagacttccctctccccagtcacttcatccagctcttccggggggatcccgaggtgttcccaggccagccgaaagatgtagtctctccagcgtgtcctgggtcgtcccgggggtctcctcccggtgggacatgcccggaacacctcaccagggaggcgtccgaaggcatccgaatcagatgccccagccacctcatctggctcctctcaatgcggaggagcagcggctctactctgagatcctcccggatgaccgagcttctcaccctatctctaagggagagcccggacaccctgcggaggaaactcatttcggctgcttgtatccgggatcttgttctttcggtcac contains:
- the zgc:101664 gene encoding shieldin complex subunit 3, with the translated sequence MMEDVVVHHHLEDSDGLSDLIATTEKLLEPFVCRPPPVFTPWFSYSSSERPPPIRPAKCAPVIKAADLKGLHEASKDGVCISGTSNSLSSDKKRIAVTAVAVKRSWNVLASKGVHQPSPSLSKRFHHTLSVHALHPHQRSKWVISQHNCGAARDIEKVWQALSRATRRGGLPTCNANIQRERAEIWVFCDVAYSEQVGLFLKGRLQLLGSIRLHVHKLGDILRL